One genomic window of Nakamurella panacisegetis includes the following:
- a CDS encoding ubiquitin-like protein Pup, protein MAQEQTTRQGGGDSDDDGDAASGAAGQERREKLAAETDDILDEIDGVLESNAEDFVRSYVQKGGQ, encoded by the coding sequence ATGGCACAGGAACAGACCACGCGGCAGGGCGGCGGGGATTCCGACGACGACGGCGACGCCGCGAGCGGAGCGGCCGGTCAGGAGCGCCGGGAGAAGCTCGCGGCGGAGACCGACGACATCCTGGACGAGATCGACGGCGTGCTGGAGTCCAATGCCGAGGACTTCGTCCGTTCGTACGTGCAAAAGGGCGGGCAGTGA
- the prcB gene encoding proteasome subunit beta, protein MKDSSWPIAAVPAAYLTPGPGSFTEFLAKAEPHLLPGNRAHPVADQVPHGTTIVALTCADGVVLAGDRRATMGNLIAQRDIEKVFVADSHSAVGIAGTAGLAVEMVRLFKLELEHYEKIEGVRLSLDGKANRLSTMIRGNLGVAMQGLAVVPLFAGFDIDRVPTSEAGRIFSYDITGGRYEEYDFYAVGSGSMFARSALKKRFERGASLDVAVKAAVEALYDAADDDSATGGPDLTRKIYPMVIVVTAAGARRLPEAEVGAVSESVVAGRMINPGG, encoded by the coding sequence TTGAAGGATTCCAGCTGGCCGATCGCGGCGGTCCCGGCGGCCTATCTGACCCCAGGCCCTGGCTCGTTCACCGAATTCCTGGCCAAGGCCGAACCACATCTGTTGCCGGGTAACCGTGCGCACCCGGTGGCCGATCAGGTACCCCACGGCACCACGATCGTTGCCCTCACCTGCGCCGACGGTGTCGTGCTGGCCGGTGACCGCCGGGCCACCATGGGCAATCTGATCGCCCAGCGGGACATCGAGAAGGTGTTCGTCGCCGACTCCCACTCGGCGGTCGGAATCGCCGGCACCGCCGGTCTGGCCGTCGAGATGGTCCGGTTGTTCAAACTGGAACTCGAGCACTACGAGAAGATCGAGGGCGTCCGGTTGTCGTTGGACGGCAAGGCGAACCGCCTGTCCACGATGATCAGGGGCAACCTCGGGGTGGCCATGCAGGGGCTGGCCGTCGTGCCGCTGTTCGCCGGCTTCGACATCGACCGGGTGCCGACCTCCGAGGCCGGGCGCATCTTCTCCTACGACATCACCGGTGGCCGGTACGAGGAATACGACTTCTACGCCGTTGGCTCCGGGTCGATGTTCGCCCGGTCAGCCCTGAAGAAGCGGTTCGAGCGCGGTGCCTCGCTCGACGTGGCGGTCAAGGCGGCCGTCGAGGCGCTGTACGACGCGGCCGACGACGACAGCGCCACCGGCGGCCCGGATCTCACTCGCAAGATCTATCCGATGGTCATCGTCGTGACGGCGGCCGGAGCTCGTCGTCTCCCCGAGGCCGAGGTCGGGGCCGTGTCCGAGTCGGTGGTCGCCGGCCGGATGATCAACCCCGGCGGCTGA
- the prcA gene encoding proteasome subunit alpha, producing the protein MTMPVYASPEQFMRDRSEYARKGIGRGRSVVVTTYSAGVLFVAENHSPTLHKVSEIYDRIGLAAVGRYNEFENLRTAGIRLADVRGYSYDRRDVTARWLANAYAQTLGSIFSEHQKPYEVELCVAEVARSVGEPVPAPGETRLGAPGQRDQLYRISFDGSIMEETRYVVMGGVTEPVASAMEKSFRAGWDLPTALAAAVSALGAGGEGAPRKLESGQLEVAVLDRTVPERTFRRLDRDLLDQLLTPPSAEPAATPAEPTEPAESAEPVGPAEAADAAPADTAPEPGPPADEQQPDH; encoded by the coding sequence GTGACGATGCCCGTCTATGCCTCACCCGAACAGTTCATGCGGGACCGGTCCGAATATGCCCGCAAGGGCATCGGCCGGGGCCGCAGTGTCGTCGTCACCACCTACTCGGCGGGTGTGCTGTTCGTGGCCGAGAACCACTCGCCCACGTTGCACAAGGTCAGCGAGATCTACGACCGCATCGGTCTGGCCGCGGTCGGCCGTTACAACGAGTTCGAGAACCTGCGGACGGCCGGGATCCGGTTGGCCGACGTGCGCGGCTACTCCTACGACCGTCGCGACGTCACCGCGCGCTGGCTGGCCAACGCCTACGCCCAGACGCTGGGCTCGATCTTCTCCGAACACCAGAAGCCCTACGAGGTCGAACTGTGCGTGGCCGAAGTGGCCCGTTCGGTCGGGGAACCGGTTCCGGCGCCGGGGGAGACCCGTCTGGGCGCCCCCGGGCAGCGAGACCAGCTGTACCGCATCTCCTTCGACGGCTCGATCATGGAGGAGACCCGGTACGTCGTCATGGGCGGCGTGACCGAGCCGGTCGCGTCGGCCATGGAGAAGTCCTTCCGGGCCGGGTGGGACCTGCCGACCGCCTTGGCCGCCGCGGTCAGCGCACTCGGCGCGGGCGGTGAGGGGGCCCCACGGAAGCTCGAATCGGGCCAGCTCGAGGTGGCTGTACTGGATCGCACGGTCCCCGAACGGACCTTTCGTCGTCTGGACCGGGACCTGCTCGACCAGCTGCTGACCCCGCCGTCGGCCGAGCCGGCCGCGACACCCGCCGAACCGACGGAACCGGCGGAATCGGCCGAGCCCGTTGGACCGGCGGAAGCCGCGGACGCGGCCCCGGCCGACACCGCGCCCGAACCCGGACCGCCGGCCGACGAGCAACAGCCGGACCACTAG
- a CDS encoding S8 family peptidase, with the protein MTSPGPRPHAGRRSALDRWHGSITEPGSTPTGEWPQAATAYRSTGLVLHAPDDEAGERIRRAVTEVAARRDWVVSAGRSGVSLAPAESSVGPIDSREVVAELRRHVDPQVAAGVGLDHLMTTAEQFGGNPFAIGHGRTGLDRYGDSGYAGRGPVNFVVPTPRPGSPERAPRVVVLDTGLGDHPWFTAYPAKTVVTMNDGRTIGPEIDPASIKGIDADGTGAVANALLGTLASHSGHGTFIAGLIRQACPEADIVALAVMGADGIVAESTLTDALTLLADRQREEPGWADALVLSLGYYAETADDLAYNTALKRILVELGRLGVAVFCAAGNDATDRPSYPAAFAVDEDFAAPDVVPLVSVAALNPDGSVALFSNDGPWVTAEALGVNLVSTAPVTSDGSARAGVHVRGPQGRPRGGVDPDAFGNGFASWSGTSFAAPVLAGQYLRTLAEAGFPPIAERARLVPIGRGVRRTHVR; encoded by the coding sequence GTGACCAGTCCGGGACCCCGCCCCCACGCCGGACGTCGGTCCGCGTTGGACCGCTGGCACGGCAGCATCACCGAGCCCGGAAGCACCCCGACCGGAGAATGGCCCCAGGCCGCGACGGCCTACCGAAGCACCGGACTGGTGCTGCACGCACCGGACGACGAAGCGGGCGAACGTATCCGCCGGGCCGTGACCGAGGTGGCCGCCCGCCGGGACTGGGTGGTGTCGGCCGGACGCTCCGGTGTCTCGCTGGCCCCAGCCGAGTCCTCGGTCGGCCCGATCGATTCCCGGGAGGTGGTGGCCGAACTTCGTCGTCACGTCGATCCCCAGGTCGCCGCGGGCGTCGGCCTGGATCACCTGATGACGACGGCGGAACAGTTCGGCGGCAACCCGTTTGCCATCGGTCACGGTCGGACGGGCCTGGATCGATACGGCGACTCCGGGTACGCCGGGCGCGGGCCGGTCAACTTCGTCGTCCCGACGCCGCGGCCGGGGAGTCCGGAACGTGCGCCCCGAGTGGTGGTGCTGGACACCGGGCTCGGTGACCACCCGTGGTTCACCGCGTATCCGGCCAAGACGGTGGTCACCATGAACGACGGCCGGACGATCGGGCCCGAGATCGACCCGGCGTCCATCAAGGGCATCGACGCCGACGGCACCGGAGCGGTCGCGAATGCACTGCTCGGCACCTTGGCCAGTCATTCTGGCCACGGCACGTTCATCGCCGGGCTCATTCGTCAGGCCTGCCCCGAGGCCGACATCGTCGCCCTGGCCGTGATGGGCGCGGACGGCATCGTCGCCGAATCGACGCTGACCGATGCCCTGACCCTGCTGGCCGACCGGCAGCGGGAGGAGCCTGGCTGGGCCGACGCGCTGGTGCTGTCCCTCGGCTACTACGCCGAGACGGCCGATGATCTCGCCTACAACACGGCACTGAAGCGGATCCTGGTCGAGCTGGGCCGGCTGGGCGTCGCGGTGTTCTGTGCCGCCGGAAACGATGCCACGGACCGACCGTCCTACCCCGCGGCGTTCGCGGTCGACGAGGACTTCGCCGCTCCGGACGTGGTGCCGCTGGTCTCGGTCGCGGCCTTGAATCCGGACGGATCCGTGGCCCTGTTCTCCAACGACGGGCCATGGGTGACCGCCGAGGCGCTCGGCGTCAATCTCGTCTCGACCGCTCCGGTGACCAGCGATGGCTCGGCCCGAGCGGGGGTGCACGTTCGCGGGCCCCAGGGGCGTCCGCGCGGCGGCGTGGACCCGGATGCCTTCGGGAACGGATTCGCCTCCTGGAGTGGCACCTCGTTCGCGGCGCCCGTCCTGGCCGGCCAGTATCTCCGCACCCTGGCCGAGGCCGGATTTCCACCGATCGCCGAGCGTGCGCGGCTGGTCCCGATCGGCCGGGGTGTCCGGCGGACGCACGTCAGGTAG
- a CDS encoding S8 family serine peptidase, whose translation MTDPAATPGSSAPNDPFARYEARVLDPATAVRLPGGAAPTVTVYRGDTLLVNGADRATVTARIDAVAALATDLGLRRSGPDPFVEIDRDGSSVDVSAHNRFARLLGLAEQTGTPLVVPVRFESSADGPAPAIDVWPLLQAVRAAGDAELVGFVGLDHLMFAAASISGNPYTRGMSLIGGDPYTRGMAAIGGNPYTRGMSSGVDQYLQGGSGGHGPVSVVLAPPQPAPGSCRPQVVVMDTGAGEHPWFDAYPVQRRLTLDNGDPIGLDVDDPVVGATDPEGAGAVADPLTGLLNTHTGHGTFIAGLLRQSCPDAEITAVRIMGGDGVVAEDELTQALTALGVRLAQHPGSVDALVLSLGYYVETTDDLTFTAGLKDLLVTLAARGVVTFAAAGNDCTDRRSYPAAFSDHPEFTHDGALPLLSVAALNPDRSVALFSNDGCWVNGEAPGANVVSTAPVHLAGAWAADTGLIGPNGERRGTIDPDQFSSGFATWSGTSFAAPVLAGEFLAGLVRHGCPKDVADRRKLVPARSVERSEQ comes from the coding sequence GTGACCGACCCGGCCGCCACGCCCGGATCGTCCGCCCCGAATGATCCGTTCGCCCGGTACGAGGCCAGAGTCCTCGATCCGGCCACCGCCGTCCGGCTTCCGGGCGGGGCCGCCCCGACCGTCACGGTCTACCGGGGCGACACCCTGCTGGTCAACGGCGCCGATCGGGCCACGGTCACGGCTCGCATCGACGCCGTGGCCGCACTGGCCACGGACCTGGGTCTCCGCCGGTCCGGGCCGGATCCGTTCGTCGAGATCGACCGCGACGGATCATCGGTGGACGTGTCGGCCCACAATCGATTCGCCCGTCTGCTGGGCCTGGCCGAGCAGACCGGAACCCCGCTCGTCGTGCCCGTCCGGTTCGAATCCTCGGCCGACGGTCCCGCCCCCGCGATCGACGTCTGGCCGCTGCTCCAGGCGGTCAGGGCCGCCGGCGATGCCGAGTTGGTGGGGTTCGTCGGGCTCGATCACCTGATGTTCGCGGCGGCGTCGATCTCGGGGAACCCGTACACGCGGGGCATGTCCCTGATCGGAGGCGACCCGTACACCAGGGGGATGGCGGCGATCGGCGGGAATCCGTACACCAGGGGCATGTCGTCCGGTGTCGACCAGTACCTGCAGGGCGGTTCCGGCGGCCACGGCCCGGTGAGCGTTGTACTGGCGCCGCCGCAGCCGGCACCCGGCTCGTGCCGGCCGCAGGTGGTGGTGATGGACACCGGCGCCGGGGAGCATCCGTGGTTCGACGCCTATCCGGTGCAACGCCGGTTGACCCTCGACAACGGCGACCCGATCGGGCTGGACGTCGATGACCCGGTGGTCGGCGCCACCGATCCCGAGGGCGCTGGGGCGGTGGCCGATCCGCTGACCGGGTTGTTGAACACCCACACCGGCCACGGCACCTTCATCGCGGGTCTGCTCCGGCAGAGTTGCCCGGACGCCGAGATCACCGCCGTGCGGATCATGGGCGGCGACGGGGTGGTCGCCGAGGACGAATTGACCCAAGCGCTGACGGCACTCGGCGTTCGCCTGGCCCAGCACCCCGGGAGTGTCGACGCGCTGGTGCTCTCGCTCGGCTACTACGTCGAGACGACCGACGACCTCACGTTCACGGCCGGTCTGAAGGACCTGTTGGTCACCCTGGCCGCTCGCGGGGTGGTCACCTTCGCCGCCGCCGGCAACGACTGCACCGATCGCCGGTCATACCCCGCCGCGTTCTCCGACCACCCCGAATTCACCCATGACGGAGCCCTGCCCCTGCTGTCGGTGGCCGCGCTGAACCCCGACCGATCGGTCGCATTGTTCTCCAACGATGGATGCTGGGTGAACGGCGAAGCGCCCGGGGCCAACGTGGTCAGTACCGCACCGGTGCACCTGGCCGGCGCATGGGCCGCCGACACCGGTCTGATCGGTCCGAACGGGGAGCGTCGTGGAACGATAGACCCGGATCAGTTCAGCAGTGGGTTCGCGACCTGGAGCGGTACCAGTTTCGCCGCGCCGGTGCTGGCCGGTGAGTTCCTGGCCGGTCTCGTCCGGCACGGGTGCCCGAAGGATGTGGCCGACCGGCGGAAGCTTGTTCCGGCCCGGTCGGTCGAGCGATCGGAGCAGTGA
- a CDS encoding RNA polymerase sigma factor, with product MTTEASELVAGSDKPTGDARLDSQTGGADAVAPAPVPAQRTATSNPRDLGDLVTQAALAFQDYRLGVPGGIDRLVRLVSPLLWHTARQCGLSTAEAEDSVQQTFLALVRRGESISDPLAVVRWLTVTLRRQAWRDRALVAQRSGTEPTDEDLPSAESAEQSAVLSDEQRRLWAHVSALPERCRRLLAVIAFAPRPDYAAIAHDMGMPVGSIGPTRGRCLDKLRTRLQGEEWS from the coding sequence ATGACGACCGAAGCGAGTGAGTTGGTGGCGGGTTCGGACAAACCAACGGGCGATGCGCGGCTGGACAGCCAGACGGGCGGGGCCGACGCGGTCGCGCCGGCCCCGGTGCCGGCGCAGCGCACCGCCACCAGCAACCCGCGGGATCTCGGGGATCTGGTGACCCAGGCGGCCCTGGCCTTCCAGGACTACCGCCTCGGTGTTCCCGGTGGCATCGACCGTCTGGTGCGATTGGTCAGTCCGCTGCTCTGGCACACCGCGCGTCAGTGTGGCCTGTCCACCGCCGAGGCCGAGGACAGTGTCCAGCAGACCTTCCTGGCCCTGGTCCGGCGCGGTGAATCGATCTCCGACCCGTTGGCCGTCGTGCGCTGGCTCACCGTGACGCTCCGCCGGCAGGCCTGGCGGGATCGGGCACTGGTCGCTCAGCGCTCGGGGACCGAACCCACCGACGAGGATCTGCCCAGCGCCGAATCGGCCGAGCAGTCGGCCGTGCTGTCGGACGAGCAGCGTCGGCTGTGGGCCCACGTGTCGGCCCTGCCGGAACGCTGCCGACGGCTGTTGGCCGTCATCGCGTTCGCGCCGCGGCCGGACTACGCCGCGATCGCCCACGACATGGGCATGCCCGTTGGATCCATCGGCCCGACCCGCGGCCGCTGCCTGGACAAGCTCCGCACTCGGTTGCAGGGGGAGGAATGGTCATGA
- a CDS encoding carboxypeptidase regulatory-like domain-containing protein, protein MNDTAHGDPMDQRDLDILGDLVDIYDTLDPMPAVLPDLILFGLQIGDLDAEVARLVDSELILAGAAGTRSVEHAKRVTFSSENLTVMISVQSQPGHALRLDGWAAPGGGLHAELRTGGQTLTAECDETGRFVFESVPSGSVQLVLHPTDASDPAIRIPVVTPALHL, encoded by the coding sequence ATGAACGACACCGCACACGGCGATCCGATGGATCAGCGTGACCTGGACATCCTGGGGGACCTGGTGGACATCTACGACACGCTCGACCCGATGCCGGCCGTGCTCCCGGATCTGATCCTGTTCGGGCTGCAGATCGGCGATCTCGATGCGGAAGTGGCTCGCCTGGTCGACTCCGAACTCATCCTCGCCGGGGCGGCCGGAACCCGCTCGGTGGAGCACGCCAAACGCGTCACGTTCTCCAGCGAGAACCTGACCGTCATGATCTCGGTGCAGAGCCAGCCCGGACATGCGTTGCGACTCGACGGATGGGCCGCGCCCGGCGGCGGTCTGCACGCCGAACTCCGCACGGGCGGGCAGACCCTGACCGCCGAGTGCGACGAGACCGGTCGCTTCGTCTTCGAGTCCGTTCCATCGGGCTCGGTGCAGTTGGTGCTGCACCCGACCGACGCCTCCGACCCGGCGATCCGGATCCCGGTGGTCACGCCCGCCCTGCACCTGTGA
- a CDS encoding CHAT domain-containing protein, which produces MTARSIQRRPSDLVATVETLLGRARAEGDAGRPARALALCDRALAVLSADRNGSAELNRSADRAALAARILITSAYQHSGLGDLARAMSALAQAESTDPTQRPAIDGTRAMVLMRAGEDAAALAAFDQAVPGLREADPRLLSTALLNRGWLHMNAGRLAEAEADTAEARAAAHAAGDAWGVHMAAHNLGYIQFLSGDLPGALASMDAAQRALEDPPIGMPALDRARVLLAAGLVTEAAEFGDIAVRDFDRNKALSELPDALIVAAETDLLQGEWQRAQTRARQARRLNAKRGNPNAALLAELTELKAAAAARSGRPNSATTAKAAARRAAQLATALADAGLPADAAVAHLLSAQALLDAGDPDGALDAATAAGPVARDVPLGTRLHIRLVSAELELRRRRQPQGLEHVRRGLDDLADFQSRFGSQDMQSGAAIHGAALARLGLRTALSGGSPAAILQWLERSRAVSTRLPAVHPPADRELAETLGQLRLATIEARTAAVAGHRDPVLERRVADLRRHVRTRSWTVSGSGTAQRPLTLAAVQRLLAADPSGPTVIAYLHGVQETHALVITGRGASHHRLGDWPHLHGLIRRVAADLDLLAAPRIPKPVLTVGRQSLQTALAHLDAELLDVVRTGMTDGPVIVAAVGPMATLPWGLLPSLVGRPVSVSSSVTAAMADVGRPGRAHLRGVLAVAGPDVPGGGAEAAAIAAMHAGAGLLVGAHATGEAVLGQLPDGGLLHVAAHGHHEPDSPLFSSIQLADGPLYGYDIAPNPTRPDHVVLSSCDVGRSDDRPGGEPLGLAAALLRSGVSTVVAGVSRIADDVAASTMIVYHERLLAGDGPAVALATAIATADGAPAPMNCFGSGS; this is translated from the coding sequence GTGACCGCCCGCTCGATTCAGCGTCGACCGTCCGACCTGGTGGCGACGGTCGAGACCCTGCTCGGTCGGGCCAGGGCCGAAGGTGACGCCGGGAGGCCGGCGCGCGCGCTCGCCCTCTGCGATCGTGCTCTCGCCGTCCTGTCGGCCGACCGGAACGGATCGGCCGAGCTGAACCGATCGGCCGACCGGGCCGCCCTCGCCGCCCGGATCCTGATCACGTCGGCGTACCAACACTCCGGTCTCGGGGATCTGGCCCGGGCCATGTCCGCGCTGGCGCAGGCCGAGTCCACCGACCCGACGCAGCGACCTGCGATCGACGGCACCCGGGCCATGGTGCTGATGCGGGCGGGCGAAGACGCGGCGGCACTGGCCGCCTTCGACCAGGCGGTCCCGGGTCTGCGGGAAGCCGATCCCCGGTTGCTGTCCACGGCCCTGCTGAACCGCGGGTGGCTGCATATGAACGCGGGTCGGCTGGCCGAAGCAGAGGCCGACACCGCCGAAGCCCGGGCGGCCGCCCACGCGGCCGGCGATGCCTGGGGCGTCCACATGGCGGCGCACAACCTGGGGTACATCCAGTTCCTCTCGGGCGACCTGCCGGGCGCGCTGGCGTCGATGGACGCGGCCCAGAGGGCGCTCGAGGACCCTCCGATCGGGATGCCCGCTCTTGACCGGGCTCGGGTGCTGCTGGCCGCGGGACTGGTCACCGAGGCCGCCGAATTCGGCGACATCGCCGTGCGCGACTTCGACCGCAACAAGGCCCTCAGCGAACTGCCGGATGCGTTGATCGTCGCCGCCGAGACCGATCTGCTGCAAGGGGAATGGCAGCGTGCCCAGACCCGGGCCCGGCAGGCCAGGCGACTGAACGCCAAGCGCGGCAACCCCAATGCCGCCCTGCTGGCCGAGTTGACCGAACTGAAGGCCGCTGCGGCCGCCCGGTCCGGCCGCCCGAACTCGGCCACCACGGCCAAGGCCGCCGCGCGCCGTGCGGCGCAGTTGGCGACCGCTCTGGCCGACGCCGGGCTGCCGGCCGACGCGGCCGTCGCGCACCTGCTGTCCGCCCAGGCGCTGCTGGACGCCGGTGATCCGGACGGTGCGTTGGACGCCGCGACGGCAGCCGGTCCGGTCGCCCGGGACGTCCCGCTCGGCACCCGTCTGCACATCCGGTTGGTCTCCGCGGAGCTCGAGCTGCGACGTCGGCGCCAGCCACAGGGTCTGGAGCACGTTCGCCGGGGACTGGACGACCTGGCCGACTTCCAGAGCCGGTTCGGATCACAGGATATGCAGTCCGGCGCGGCCATCCACGGCGCCGCCCTGGCCCGCCTCGGCCTGCGCACCGCGCTGTCCGGCGGTTCGCCGGCGGCGATCCTGCAATGGCTCGAACGATCGCGGGCCGTCAGCACCCGGCTTCCGGCCGTGCATCCGCCGGCCGATCGTGAACTGGCCGAGACACTGGGACAACTCCGGCTGGCCACCATCGAGGCCCGGACGGCGGCGGTCGCCGGGCACCGGGACCCCGTCCTGGAGCGGCGGGTGGCCGATCTTCGCCGTCACGTCCGGACCCGGTCCTGGACGGTCAGCGGATCGGGCACCGCCCAGCGCCCGCTGACGCTGGCCGCCGTACAACGGCTGCTGGCCGCCGACCCGTCCGGGCCGACCGTGATCGCCTACCTGCACGGCGTGCAGGAAACCCACGCCCTGGTCATCACCGGTCGCGGGGCCTCCCACCACCGGCTCGGGGACTGGCCGCACCTCCATGGCCTGATCCGCCGGGTCGCGGCCGACCTCGACCTCCTGGCGGCGCCGCGCATACCGAAACCGGTTCTCACCGTCGGCCGGCAGTCGCTGCAGACCGCACTGGCCCACCTGGACGCCGAACTCCTGGACGTGGTCCGGACGGGAATGACCGACGGGCCGGTGATCGTGGCCGCGGTGGGGCCGATGGCGACACTGCCGTGGGGCTTGCTGCCTTCCCTGGTCGGACGACCGGTGTCGGTGAGTTCGTCGGTGACGGCGGCCATGGCCGACGTCGGCCGGCCGGGCCGGGCCCATCTGCGCGGGGTCCTGGCCGTCGCCGGTCCCGACGTGCCCGGTGGCGGCGCCGAGGCGGCGGCCATCGCCGCCATGCATGCCGGTGCCGGTCTGCTGGTCGGGGCGCACGCGACCGGCGAAGCCGTGCTCGGGCAACTGCCCGACGGTGGGCTGCTGCACGTCGCCGCACACGGCCATCACGAGCCGGACAGCCCCTTGTTCTCTTCCATCCAACTGGCCGACGGCCCGCTCTACGGGTACGACATCGCTCCCAACCCGACCCGGCCCGACCACGTGGTCCTGTCCAGCTGTGACGTCGGCCGGAGCGACGACCGACCGGGCGGGGAGCCGCTCGGACTGGCCGCGGCCCTGCTGCGCAGCGGCGTGTCGACCGTGGTGGCCGGGGTCAGCCGGATCGCCGACGACGTGGCGGCGTCGACCATGATCGTGTATCACGAGCGCCTGCTGGCCGGCGATGGTCCGGCCGTTGCTCTGGCCACGGCGATCGCCACCGCGGACGGGGCCCCGGCCCCGATGAACTGCTTCGGTTCCGGCTCCTGA